The region ttcattcagacGTGTCTCTTAGGAAAAGATGAGCAGCGCTTTATAGTCAGCACTTAGTCATCGCTTTGTCTTTCTGATTTCATGTCTGCATAAATGTGTCCGTCTGGAGCTGTTGCCGGTAATTTCACAGTGGAGGGAAAAATAGTTGCTGAGATCAGATAAATTGTGCTTCTCACTTAGCATTCCGGAGTCCGTTTAGAGTCGTATAAACACGGGTCTCTACGTTTCTCTGTTTTCAGGAAGGATGTTGGTTTGAGACGATTTTTTCCTAAAGCTCTGCTGGATTCAGTaaaggtgaggatgatgatctCATCACTGTCAGCATCACAGCTCAAAAGAAATGACCAATACTAATACAATAATGAAGTTTTACTTGGTTCCTGGCTTTATCTGACACATATAGTCCAGTGGGAATCATTCCAagactgaggaaaaacaaatcatTTCACTTTGCCTCTAAAGTAAAATAAAGGGaatataatgtattttatgTTCTGGCTTTAGTTTTCCATTTTTCAAAATTATTCCAGACAAGTTAGAAACCAGCTGTGGTCAACCTCAGCCATAAAAATAGCTTATTCGCTTTTGCCCGGATTAGATTTAAATATAGAATTCAAACACCAGAAATCTGGACATATCATTACCATTAATGGCCGAACTATCATCCAGGGATTAATATGTACATTTCATCATTGGCTTGAAGATACAAGATGCCTAGATTCAATCTATAGTTTAATGGTCAAATTTAGATTCACCAGACTCCTTCAGTGTCTTCGTTCTTCCAATTTGATAATAATATTTAGcaaataaatacaacaaaacCACTTGAATTATCTCATGCAGGATTTAggttttgctcattttttgTGGCTGGGTTGAGTTTGCATAATGAGCATTGATAAATTTACGGCACGTGTTTAGAGGGAGGGTTTGAGGGCGTCTGTCTGCGTGTGCACACGCATGGAATAAAGGACCGGTGACCCCGAAAGGTCTTGATGTCAGCAGGCAGGAGAACAGATGCtctgcatgcacgtgtgtgcatgtgtgtgtgtgtgtgtgtgtgtgatagagaccCCCAGGTCGTGTTAAAACCCACTTTCTTTTTCCAACAATGAGGTGGGAGGAGCAGCATCAACGGTGTCTCCTTGCGTGGGCCCCCCTCTTGTCTGCCCAGCCTTTACTATCAACTCAGGTTGTGAGAATATTTACCAGGGTTTTAAGTTTCTGccattttaatgtgatttgtGGATTAGCTGAATGGAAAgataacaatgaaaataaaaattagGTGGACTCGCAGCCCATAACAAGTCGATTGGGCCTGCGTTTGTGCTAGCAGCTAAAGCAATTATGCTAAAGTTGAGTGAAAGATGTCTGGCACATCTGCTCTTACATAAATGCGTAGATATGTTTGAAAAAGAGCGCAGCTGTCAGTTAAGTGTCTTTCGTTCACTCTGGTGGAAGAATGGTTGTCATTTAATGGGATTATTCTCCCTCCACGGACctggacgcacacacacccacgagAGCAGATGGCTGTGGTAATAAACACTGAGTGATGTTAGCTGTTGTGAAAGCCTTATAAAGAGCAGACTGTTCATTCATTTTGACAGGCTGTGCAGCAGGTTGACTAAAACTGACCTTAACTGGCCTCACAGATTAAAGTAAGAACAAAAAGGCCCAGCTTTGGCTGAGCCGTCTGTTTGCCTTCACCAAAATGATACTTTAAATTAGTCCATACTTCATGAAGCAGAGTTAAGCACAAAATAATATGGTTATGGTGATACAATATTGGTAAATCTCTGTTTTCATGCACCCTTCATTACTTCCTTAAGTAAATTTCTCATAATTTTTATCTCTAAATATTTACAAATGAGCACTTTTGTAACAAAAAAATGCATCGAATGAGCTGATGTACACAAGCAGCCATTAAAATTCCCCGATTTACTGAATCAAAAATACAGTGTGTTTGTATGACTGCATATTTGTGATGTTAAtgggatgggtgtgtgtgtgtgtggtgggattGTCACTCACAGCATTTCCTCTCAGGAAGGGTGGTGACGCTGGACTAAGAGTGTTTTATGTGTCTGTTTATGTTGAGAATTCTAGGATGTAATACAATGATCCTATCGAGACCAAAGAACACGCACCGCATCGCAGCATCTGGAATGACTTATACATAAACACGTCAATAGTTAAAGTGGATGGAGCTCACATATTTCTTGGTATATAGAGAGAAAGAGTTTGGCTTATTTACAAAACGGATGCTTAAAAATAGAAGTACAGTAGATGGTCGCTCAACAGAAGAGATAAAACAGGCTGTAATCATGGTCTGCGTGCTTCTCCCCTcaaaaatgctaaatgtttACACAGACGGAGGATTTATACATGTCATCTTAACACAAGATGCATGAATTGCAGTCAATCATTGATTTTGGCTGCTATTTTTTTGTTAATTGTTGCGATGTGGATTTATTTTGTGTGGAACAGCCTTAATGTGATGAACCGCTGTAACTGTAAATCCACATTTTCTTAAGCTTGGACTTTAGTGGTCTAAATCTCCTCTAATCTTTATCTTAAGCTATATAGAGTGAGCTGTTTATAGTTTAGGATGTGTGTGCTCGCAtgcattttcatgcattttcacatagttgtattttttattattatttttgagGAAATTACtcatgcatatatatatatatacggtaATTAAAAATCCCTTTACTATATATTCATCCGCATTTCATCTACAGTTGGTTTTAGGGGTTCAGATTAGTTTCGAAAGGGattaagtcacatgtttacTTTTGTATATAGCGAGGATTATAAATGGCAGAATGTTAATCGATGGATTCTGCTTCTGTAGGCTGATGCACATCTGTCTGACCGAGCAGTCCTACAATTTAAAGCAGCTTGATTCCGCGCAGCTGGTGCACCAAAGGTCTATTTTGGAATGTAATttccaaataaagaaaaggcagaCTTTCCTTTAATTGACTGGAAAGCAATAGTATTGATTAACTTTGTTAGAATATTGATCTGTAAAAGAGTGTCCCTGGAATTATGTTCAAGGGTTAATTATTGTCTCATACAAAcaatctaacacacacacacacacacacacacaattctagTCATCTATAGTTATGAACAGTTTGATAAGGTAATCTGTCAAATATTAATTTGTTATCCTTGTTTAATGCTTTCCGTCCTTCTCTATGCAGGCGAAGACACTCCGTAAATTGATCCAGCAGACGTTCAAGCAGGTAGCTAATCTCAACGATGAGCAGTGCATCCTCAAGTTCTTGGATATCCTTGCACCAATCTGTCGCTATGACAAGGAGTGTTTCAAATGCGCCCTTGGGGTAAGTTTCTTCTACTTTCGACTTCAGTTATTGGAGCGATCACTGGGGTTTTCCTGGTGTGAGCCTGCCCTCTTCTGGTCACATGTGTTGTTACATACtgtcctgcaggttctcctTCGTCCAGATCCTGTTATCAGGGTTGAGAGCAGCtgtattttttatgtttttaaatagGTTTCACCTCACATTTGAAAAACCAATCTAACCAGAGCATGTGTCTTCTGTGTGACTTTTCCTCTTGCTCTTAATAATTGCTTCCAttatcatctctctctcccctcttacCTATCACAGTCCAGTTGGGTGATTCAGGTGGAGTTAGCCATTGGACCAGAGGAAGGGATTAGTTACCTCACTGATAAGGGATCCACGGTGAGCTGCAGACACCGTTTGTTTTGTCTTCCTAACAAACATTCCTTGGAACATTTTAAAAGTATGTGTACCTTATATGCAGTTTAGTTCATACTATCTATTCTCTACTCTTCCTGTGTATCCAGCCCACCCATCTAGCTAACTTCAACCAGGTTCAGTCTATCCAGTACTcagccatggaggagaaggacagGAAAGGAATGATACAGCTCAAtgtggctggagctgctgaggtaCAATGCCCTCAAAATCAATGTGTAGAATAGTAAATTTGTAATCTTTCTGGTGGTTTGTAATCTTTATGATAATTGCGATGGTTACTTGTCTGCATAGAATCTCTAATGGTCAACTATTATCATGTTTCTGTTCAGATTTTGTGCATTAAATCTTGAAAGACTGGATAATTCTTATATTTCGTATTGGTGCATTTTAGTTGCAATTAAACATTTAGCCTCTAGGGGGCGCCAGAGTATTTCACCACATGCTGCAGTTACCAGATAATTTTACTCACAACTGGAAGTCTCGGTGTGCTCTTACACGTGGTggcattttgtgtgtgtgcgtgtgcgtgtgtgcgtgcgtgtgactACAGCCTCTCACAGTTACAACAGCGTTACTAACCACAGCAGAGAACTTGGCTGACTTGATAGACGGCTACTGTCGACTCATCTCAATGGAAAGTCATTCGTTCATTGTCAGAGTCCATAAAGGTATGAACGCATAAAACATTTTAGCAccctgaaaaaaagaaacaataattATCATATACATGCTACATAATAGTTTGGCATTTAAGATTGTTGTTTATTGCCCAGTATAATATATACTTCATCTCATTTGCTAAATTAAGAATACTACTTATTAGCAGCGGATTTGCAATCAGTTTAATGCTTATCCCATCTTTACATTTCATATTTTCACTGTGATATTGCGCGTTTCTGTCCTCTAGAGGGAGAAAGAGCACTACCATCCATTCCAAAGTAAGAGCCAACATCATTCTCAGTACTAGTTCCAGTTATTAATGCTAAAGTCATATATATAGCTGTGAAATTGACTTACTTGCTATCATGCATGGCCAGTCAAACACAAGTGTACTGTGATTTTTTATTGACATCAATGCAAGGCTATCGTGCATATTATTTCCATTACAGATCCACTTTGTCAAATGTATTGTAAGTAATTGAATGTTAGATACACACTGGTGctaagttttgttttttaacgttAAACACTTTTGAAGCATAAAACCATTAGGTCCCTAATTAATTAATATGTCTACAGGTAAAATACTTTGAACTGGAACTTCTTGTTGGTTCAGTCTTTGGTTCAGCTGCTGTTATAAAAGGTTGCTATTTCTATCCCCACCACGAGGTGGCGTTGCTTTTAGACAGATTTCTGAAATAGTAAAATTATTCTTCAGTGTTCAACTCTATAGCTATACtagggagtttttctttgacTTTAGTATTATGGTATCTCAGGTCTTCACTAAAGCCCGTGTTTTACGTCCTTTTAGGCTTTTCAACTCAGACCTCTCAGTTTTCCACCCCTCTTTTCTGGTCAAATAAGGAGATAAGTTTAGGAGCCAAATACTTTCCACTTAGGGGTTTCAAACACACCAgagtctcctcctcttttttttgcaggctctgtctcactctctctccctctgtctgtggcctgtctccttttctctccccctctctctctctctccttgtctctctccctatttctcttcatctctaccAGTGGAGGTTTCTGATGTAAAACTGTAATAGTGCATAGATGACACGGACAGAGCATGCTAAAGGCAGACAGATAGTTTAAACATGGGATTTAGCTTTAAAAGTCATTCGTAGGTATGTTGAAGAGGCTCTGACACGAGCTGGGTAGGTGTGTTTTACGAGGTTGCCATGGTAGCCTTTTCCATTTGTGCAGAAGTTTAATGTCTGGTCATTGTCCTCTTGTTTTGTAGAGTGTCCAATCATGAGAAAAAGCTAGAGGCAGTCAGGAGCGGAGTAAGAGCGATTTCTGTCTCAGGTAAGATGGAAATCATCCTTTCAACAAGCAACCGTGGAAGTTCACCATCTTCAGTGCTTCCATCTAGTGTTTTCTTTGTATCTCTCCATTTCCTGTGTCACCTTTTGTCCTCtccctgtttctgtttctgtaagTCGTCATCCTTTGTTTACATCCTTCTCTTCCCGTCACCCCTCTCTTATCCCCTCACATTTTTCCCACTCCCGTCGTctcctcctgattggctgcagaCCTAATGACATCGACACCTCCTAAGCCAACCAGGGCACGGCGTTTCCTCCTCCCCTTTGTCTTCTGTTCAGATTCACCACCCAATGGTATCCTTGGCCTTCATTGGACCATTGGTGGAGGAGTGCATCCACAAAATTGTGGTGTGGAAagataaagtaaagaaaagctGTGGATAAAATCCTGAACATGATTCCAAAAATTCCTTATCAGTAATGGACAGCATTGACTTATAACTGCATCACAGTCTCTATTTTGAAGGTGCCCTTCTCTGCTGTTGTCCTCATTGCCTGCTCACTTTTATGAACTTCTTTGGCGCACGAACGCACGCTTCAGATGCAAGTAACCGCCTGCGTGTCGGTGCTTATCACAACAGCCATTAATGAACGacattttgcacatttgatTTTGCACTAAAAAAAATAGTAGAAATGTGAAAAAGTGAAGTCAAACTGGGCTTCCCAGCAGGTTAGGGTTGCTATGCTAATGAAGCCATCTGACAATATAAACAGCTGAAACCACAGTTTACTTACAGCAGTAATTCAGAGAGCTTCATATAAGGAAACAACTCTACATGTGTTGGTTTTGATTAGCAGTACCTGCATGTTAGTACagatatttttaacatttttttcttttcaacgTTAACTTGCCTGCTATGTTTTTTGCAGACCTTTTAACCCAGTTTTGTTTCAAGTCTTCATGGTctaacttctctctctctctttctccctcttttctcctgtaCCCTTGCTACTTTCCCTCTTCTTCTGTCCCATTTTCTGCATGCTCTCCTGGACCCTGCAGAAGAACTTAGCGGGGATGGTAACGTTTTGTTCTTGTTTATCCTCTTGTGTGTATCCACACACtcgtgctggtgtgtgtctgtgtgtgagagagagagcgagagagagtcaTGCTGAGTTGTTTGTAATTTTTTAATATAagaagaaaatggatggatgaatctttagatttatttcttttattgtgCATTAATAACATTGTAAGTAGAATCAGACTGGCATTTTTCCCTAAAGGGATCTTGTCCAAGCCACatcctcatctctctctctctctctctctctctcctctccctccccatacacacacaaaatcttGCATACGTGTACTGAAATATATTTATGCACACACAAGTGCAGTGGGGAGAGGCtcgcttgcttgcttgcttgctggATTCAAACACGCATTCCTGGCTATAATGAGCTAAATAGATCACATACAACACACGCTCTCACTCGCCCCTTATTTCAGCACGGAGGAGTTTTAGAGGTGAGAGCGATTGTCTATATCGACCTAGTCTACTATATTATTTACATTAGTGGCTTATTTCCTGGTGCTTTTCCCCGTAAGGGGATTCTTTTCCCAGATTTCAGAGTAAACCCCTTGAAAGCGACACTTTCTGAAGCGTAAGATAGCAGATATGAGGGCAGTCTGCAGGGCAGCAGATGTTTGACTCTTGTTTCCAACAGCTGAGTCTGCACACGGATTTTATTTTGAACGCTGCCATCTGGTCCGGACAGACCCGGtccatcctttttttccctgctggcAGTCTACTAATCTGTGTAACTCCACACAAATTCAGTCCTAAATGGGACCATATGCCTTTtctctcccctttcctccttctcattCTCGCTCCGGACgttttctttccttcacatTTAAACTTGCATTtgaacactttaaaaaaaaaaaaaaacatctctcaGTTTTCAGTTTTCTCAGAGTGGTTTCCCTCCTCTTCACCGCTGCTCTGACTCCCCGCAGCCAGCTGCTTTCGTGCACAGATATGCAACACATGGTCAGATGACACTCTTgaccaatgtgtgtgtgcatctgtgtgagaaacaaaagaaagaagctATGCGGGAATTGCTTTGTGTGGCATTTATCAAAACTCTGTAGCCGCTGCTGTGTTTCTTCACTTGTTGGAGCTGTTGATTTTCCATATTCTGTCAGTAAACACGGTCAGATGGACACACGGTAAACGGAACGGGGGTTGGTTTCTTGCTGTTTCTGTTGGGCTGAGTTCCGTTTCTTGGCATTGCTGAGCGttttctctccgtctgtgtgtcctgttacagagactgatGACTACGCTGAGATAGTTGATGAAGAGGACACTTACACCATGCCCTCCAGTAAGTGACTACAGCCGTCTCCTTTTGAACTCCTTTGAACAACTCTGAACCCGAGACGTAGTGTTTAATCTTACTGTATCATCAATGTCGCGAGTGTTATTCTGTCATAAGCTTTTACTCTCAGGGAAACATTTATTCGGCTCTGCTGTCGATAATGGCGCAAGTCGGGCTGCCTGTTTCCAATAAAGATCAGGGGAGCAGCGTTAGGCTGCAAGTGAGTGGTTAGATAAGAGCTGACTCGCTGTCTTTAGAGCGGCTCGCTGGGGTTTTCTCTCACAACTGTCAAAATACGAGCAAAAGCTGAAGTGTTGGTAGGTCCGACTGCACTTCAGGAAGTCAAAATATCGGCTCAGCACTTGGTTGCAGGTCATTTACCGTACATGTTTATTTAGTGAAAAGTAAAACCGAGTcgtcaaaagtgaaaatgaactgtgtgtttttccttacTGTTGacattttttctccttttggatGTTTCTCTGGAtgattttggttttcttttgatTGTGGTTTTATGCTATTACTCTGGCGTCCCATTTCTTCCAAACCAAATTTTTGCATCCAGATTTTTCTAATTCTCTATTTGTCACGAGTCAAATCTGTTCCCGTCCATTTTAACCTGAGTAACACTAACTAACCTATTTCTATTTAAAGAATGACTTTTAAAAACTTCATCTCATTGTTTAAAACCCAAGTATCAGaataaaccacacacagatggatgtgtgtgtctctttacATCCTAAAGCATCTGTCTggctctctccttctcttcatatctctttctgcctttttctcccCACGCCAACACAGTCAGCTATGGAGTAGTTGAAGGTAAAAATTTCCCGTCTTCAAGGATTCTCTTCATGCAtttatgtagttttttttttcagtaaaaAAGTTTGCCTTCGCTGTTTTACTTTGTTAGAAATAGAAAGTTGGCACCGTGTTAAATGGAGTTAATGTTGGCCAAGTGTTGGAGATAAACAGCAACTGGACTCTTTGTTAATGCTCGTCTGTGGCCTGACATCTTCAGCTGTGTGGAAATAGGGATTGTGACATGTTTCATAGGTGGATGTTGCTGCAGGAGCTTTGTGAGTCCATCAAGAATGTGCATTTCCTGAAGAGCTCTAAGAGGACAGATGTTTAGCAGAGAGACCTGCGGGTCGATGCCTCAGAACACAGATAGAAAATAAAGGCTTGAGGAATGTGGTGTGCATGTGAAGATGACGATTTTCCTAAACTTTATAGCTTTATAGTGCGGATTAGTTTGCATGTCAAAGTagacgtgtctgtgtgtgtgtgcgcgtgtgtgtgtgtgaatgggagGAGGTGTGTGTAGCAGAATGCACAAATCTGCTTCGGAATGTATTTATGTTTTCCCTCATCACCAgtctttgtttattttgctgttCTCAGCACGAGATTATGAGATCCAGAGAGACAGAATAGAGCTGGGTCGCTGCATAGGAGAGGGTCAGTTTGGAGATGTGCACCAAGGAGTTTATAACAGCCCGGTAGGTGCAAACGCACGCAAGAGGACGAACTCACTAGCAGCTGCATTTCAGTTGCATTGGAAGTTTACTCTTTGATTTCATTGCACTGATTTGCTCTAAATGTTTTACAGGACAAACCAGCGCTACATGTTGCCATCAAGACCTGCAAAAACTGCACGTCGGACAGCGTCAGAGAGAAGTTCCTACAAGAAGCCCGTAAGGATGCCCTAGAGGGAGATTGGgtgttcttcctctttttcctccagtaATGTACGCATGTTTGTCTGGCAGTAACGATGCGTCAGTTCGACCATCCACATATCGTTAAGCTGATCGGAGTGATCACAGAAAACCCCGTGTGGATCATCATGGAGCTCTGCACCCTGGGGGAGGTATGAGAGCGTCGACATGCTGAGAGGCCGACTTTCATCTTCGGCTTATACGGTGTCAGTTAAGCAAAATATTCGCTGACCCAAGCAGAATATTCATTCGTTCGTTGGCGTCTGTCTTCACAGCTTCGGTCATTCCTCCAGGTGAGGAAATACAGTCTGGATTTGGCCACTCTCATTCTGTTTGCCTACCAGCTCAGCACAGCTCTGGCATATCTGGAGAGTAAACGCTTCGTACACAGGTGCACACAAACACCGACAAATTCATTTCTGTTGTCTGTTCTTACATTTTGTTCCTAAATAATAACATAACTCAGCTCTAATTTTAGATATTGTTGCCTTACAGGGACATTGCAGCCCGCAACGTGCTGGTGTCTTCAGTTGACTGTGTGATGCTCGGAGACTTTGGCCTGTCCCGATACATGGAGGACAGCTCCTACTACAAAGGTAAAAGCAGAGACCTGCTAAGACCCAATGCTGATTGTTTTGAAAGCTGCCGACTGATTAGTTGAGTAAAGATCTTTTTTTCAGCTTCTAAAGGTAAACTTCCCATCAAATGGATGGCCCCAGAATCCATTAACTTCAGGAGGTTCACCTCTGCCAGTGACGTGTGGATGTTCGGTGTGTTACGCaatgctcttcttctctgttctgTTTGAAAGTTTTGTCCTAAAGAAACTCTTTTCTGCTTCTAGGCGTGTGCATGTGGGAGATCTTGATGTACGGCATCAAGCCTTTCCAGGGCGTGAAGAACAACGATGTGATTGGCCGGATAGAGAACGGCGAGCGACTGGCTATGCCTCCTCAGTGCCCGCCCACCCTTTACAGCTTGATGACCAAATGTTGGTCGTACGATCCCAGCAAGAGGCCCAGATTCACAGAGCTTAAAACACAGCTCAGGTATTCCATATTTGTACTGTTTTGCAGGATTTGCTGTTAGTTTTGCTTGAACAATTTGTTAAAATGACCCTGTGTGTGAATGTCGTAGCACCATactggaagaggagaagctccaggaggaggagaggcatcGTATGGAGATGAGGAGACAAGTCAATATGTCCTGGGACTCTGGAGGGTCGGACGAAGCTCCGCCTAAAGTAAGATTTCACCCATGGCTCGACTCACTTCTCTTTGATGTTGTTGAGCTAAAGCAAAGTGTTTACTGTGCGTCTGCAGCCCAGCAGACCAGGTTACCCCAGCCCTCGATCCAGCGAAGGCTTCTTCTCCAGCCCACAGCTCAACCATTTCCAGGTACAGATGCACCTCTCTGCCGCTCCTCGGTTCTCTTTCAGTCGTTGAAGGGTTTCTTTCTGACTATCAGAaggtttttatgtttttataacAGTCAAAGACAACGTTTGCGGTGGATTCGCTGTTATTCAATCATCCGTTTTTACCATTTTAGCTTGTGTTTTCTATCACAAGATTGCTCCTTTGGGAAATTGTGCTTCCTTTGATCATTTTGCTTCTCTAAAACTATGAATAACTGTCCCAACTGTAAACATGcataatcaataaataattcAGGTAATCGGTGTTGGGACAAAACATGAGGAGCTTGAGTAGCACGCATCAACAGATTCTAAATTAAATGCAGCGCTGCAGACTGGCGGCTTCTTCTGACAGAGACAATAAATCTACTAAAAATAATTCTCTGTGGTGTTTATAAGGAGGTGTAACTATTTTAGATCTATTAACCTTTATTATGATAGCATAGAAAGTCACCACAAAAACAATCtcaatgtgttttcctgttttgattCTCATTAATAACGAGCCTCtatctcctcccctcctgcagcCTTCTGCCCacgctggtggaggaggaggagtcgggGGCAGCTTCACCCCGACTGATTCGTG is a window of Takifugu flavidus isolate HTHZ2018 chromosome 21, ASM371156v2, whole genome shotgun sequence DNA encoding:
- the LOC130518720 gene encoding focal adhesion kinase 1-like isoform X5 translates to MGMCTCFLDGGVSGVSFQGAAPPPPSSLPSFPAAAILECWMWRGEAGTGDESSAERGVGQERGKKNNTNFNYAFIYNRNKGLLTGPQQRVLPGKPRGIFGLTSGESQYISRIGHYTEYDRHLAAAVKAGKTMATAYLDPNLNHAFLGGAKSRLSAGGSDRTVAGSVDRVLKVFHHFETNTEQNFWSSNIRYGDATDVRGIIQKILDIHKVRFTSCFGLRLSNSQFRDQVHWLHPEMGVSHVREKYEQARPTEEWRYELRIRYLPKSFVQQFSEDKPTLSYFYHQVKNDYMTEIGDQVDQDVALKLGCLEIRRFFKEMRGNALDKKSNYELLEKDVGLRRFFPKALLDSVKAKTLRKLIQQTFKQVANLNDEQCILKFLDILAPICRYDKECFKCALGSSWVIQVELAIGPEEGISYLTDKGSTPTHLANFNQVQSIQYSAMEEKDRKGMIQLNVAGAAEPLTVTTALLTTAENLADLIDGYCRLISMESHSFIVRVHKEGERALPSIPKVSNHEKKLEAVRSGVRAISVSEELSGDETDDYAEIVDEEDTYTMPSTRDYEIQRDRIELGRCIGEGQFGDVHQGVYNSPDKPALHVAIKTCKNCTSDSVREKFLQEALTMRQFDHPHIVKLIGVITENPVWIIMELCTLGELRSFLQVRKYSLDLATLILFAYQLSTALAYLESKRFVHRDIAARNVLVSSVDCVMLGDFGLSRYMEDSSYYKASKGKLPIKWMAPESINFRRFTSASDVWMFGVCMWEILMYGIKPFQGVKNNDVIGRIENGERLAMPPQCPPTLYSLMTKCWSYDPSKRPRFTELKTQLSTILEEEKLQEEERHRMEMRRQVNMSWDSGGSDEAPPKPSRPGYPSPRSSEGFFSSPQLNHFQPSAHAGGGGGVGGSFTPTDSWSQHRSEHTAMWSPNIEGNGQARWRRG
- the LOC130518720 gene encoding focal adhesion kinase 1-like isoform X10, which gives rise to MRGCDNSSCLSVLSAGRHREGQTCVSMAMSSCSPFPMCWDREYDRHLAAAVKAGKTMATAYLDPNLNHAFLGGAKSRLSAGGSDRTVAGSVDRVLKVFHHFETNTEQNFWSSNIRYGDATDVRGIIQKILDIHKVRFTSCFGLRLSNSQFRDQVHWLHPEMGVSHVREKYEQARPTEEWRYELRIRYLPKSFVQQFSEDKPTLSYFYHQVKNDYMTEIGDQVDQDVALKLGCLEIRRFFKEMRGNALDKKSNYELLEKDVGLRRFFPKALLDSVKAKTLRKLIQQTFKQVANLNDEQCILKFLDILAPICRYDKECFKCALGSSWVIQVELAIGPEEGISYLTDKGSTPTHLANFNQVQSIQYSAMEEKDRKGMIQLNVAGAAEPLTVTTALLTTAENLADLIDGYCRLISMESHSFIVRVHKEGERALPSIPKVSNHEKKLEAVRSGVRAISVSETDDYAEIVDEEDTYTMPSTRDYEIQRDRIELGRCIGEGQFGDVHQGVYNSPDKPALHVAIKTCKNCTSDSVREKFLQEALTMRQFDHPHIVKLIGVITENPVWIIMELCTLGELRSFLQVRKYSLDLATLILFAYQLSTALAYLESKRFVHRDIAARNVLVSSVDCVMLGDFGLSRYMEDSSYYKASKGKLPIKWMAPESINFRRFTSASDVWMFGVCMWEILMYGIKPFQGVKNNDVIGRIENGERLAMPPQCPPTLYSLMTKCWSYDPSKRPRFTELKTQLSTILEEEKLQEEERHRMEMRRQVNMSWDSGGSDEAPPKPSRPGYPSPRSSEGFFSSPQLNHFQPSAHAGGGGGVGGSFTPTDSWSQHRSEHTAMWSPNIEGNGQARWRRG
- the LOC130518720 gene encoding focal adhesion kinase 1-like isoform X7 is translated as MRGCDNSSCLSVLSAGRHREGQTCVSMAMSSCSPFPMCWDREYDRHLAAAVKAGKTMATAYLDPNLNHAFLGGAKSRLSAGGSDRTVAGSVDRVLKVFHHFETNTEQNFWSSNIRYGDATDVRGIIQKILDIHKVRFTSCFGLRLSNSQFRDQVHWLHPEMGVSHVREKYEQARPTEEWRYELRIRYLPKSFVQQFSEDKPTLSYFYHQVKNDYMTEIGDQVDQDVALKLGCLEIRRFFKEMRGNALDKKSNYELLEKDVGLRRFFPKALLDSVKAKTLRKLIQQTFKQVANLNDEQCILKFLDILAPICRYDKECFKCALGSSWVIQVELAIGPEEGISYLTDKGSTPTHLANFNQVQSIQYSAMEEKDRKGMIQLNVAGAAEPLTVTTALLTTAENLADLIDGYCRLISMESHSFIVRVHKEGERALPSIPKVSNHEKKLEAVRSGVRAISVSDLMTSTPPKPTRARRFLLPFVFCSDSPPNEELSGDETDDYAEIVDEEDTYTMPSISYGVVEARDYEIQRDRIELGRCIGEGQFGDVHQGVYNSPDKPALHVAIKTCKNCTSDSVREKFLQEALTMRQFDHPHIVKLIGVITENPVWIIMELCTLGELRSFLQVRKYSLDLATLILFAYQLSTALAYLESKRFVHRDIAARNVLVSSVDCVMLGDFGLSRYMEDSSYYKASKGKLPIKWMAPESINFRRFTSASDVWMFGVCMWEILMYGIKPFQGVKNNDVIGRIENGERLAMPPQCPPTLYSLMTKCWSYDPSKRPRFTELKTQLSTILEEEKLQEEERHRMEMRRQVNMSWDSGGSDEAPPKPSRPGYPSPRSSEGFFSSPQLNHFQPSAHAGGGGGVGGSFTPTDSWSQHRSEHTAMWSPNIEGNGQARWRRG
- the LOC130518720 gene encoding focal adhesion kinase 1-like isoform X9, producing the protein MRGCDNSSCLSVLSAGRHREGQTCVSMAMSSCSPFPMCWDREYDRHLAAAVKAGKTMATAYLDPNLNHAFLGGAKSRLSAGGSDRTVAGSVDRVLKVFHHFETNTEQNFWSSNIRYGDATDVRGIIQKILDIHKVRFTSCFGLRLSNSQFRDQVHWLHPEMGVSHVREKYEQARPTEEWRYELRIRYLPKSFVQQFSEDKPTLSYFYHQVKNDYMTEIGDQVDQDVALKLGCLEIRRFFKEMRGNALDKKSNYELLEKDVGLRRFFPKALLDSVKAKTLRKLIQQTFKQVANLNDEQCILKFLDILAPICRYDKECFKCALGSSWVIQVELAIGPEEGISYLTDKGSTPTHLANFNQVQSIQYSAMEEKDRKGMIQLNVAGAAEPLTVTTALLTTAENLADLIDGYCRLISMESHSFIVRVHKEGERALPSIPKVSNHEKKLEAVRSGVRAISVSEELSGDETDDYAEIVDEEDTYTMPSISYGVVEARDYEIQRDRIELGRCIGEGQFGDVHQGVYNSPDKPALHVAIKTCKNCTSDSVREKFLQEALTMRQFDHPHIVKLIGVITENPVWIIMELCTLGELRSFLQVRKYSLDLATLILFAYQLSTALAYLESKRFVHRDIAARNVLVSSVDCVMLGDFGLSRYMEDSSYYKASKGKLPIKWMAPESINFRRFTSASDVWMFGVCMWEILMYGIKPFQGVKNNDVIGRIENGERLAMPPQCPPTLYSLMTKCWSYDPSKRPRFTELKTQLSTILEEEKLQEEERHRMEMRRQVNMSWDSGGSDEAPPKPSRPGYPSPRSSEGFFSSPQLNHFQPSAHAGGGGGVGGSFTPTDSWSQHRSEHTAMWSPNIEGNGQARWRRG